From the Streptomyces sp. NBC_01216 genome, the window CCGCCTCGCTTTTCGTGCTGCCCGGCGCCTACTCGTACGACTCCGGCTACTTCCGCGCCCTGCTCGACCACGGGCCCTCGCGGGTCGAGAACCACACGGTGAACCATCCCGACCTGACCACTCTCGACGCCGCCGGCCAGAAGGCCGAGATCTGCGGAGCCCGCGACCGGCACCTCGCACGGTTCGGAGACGGGCCCCGGCTGCTGCGCCCGCCCTACGGGACATACGACGCGGCCACCCGGACCGCCGCCCGCGCCTGCGGGGCCAAGGCCCTGGTGACCTGGACCCACGACCTGACCACCTGGGGGGAGCAGCCGCCGCCGACCCCCCGCCTGGAGGCCGGAGACATCGTCCTGCTGCACTTCACCGAGTCGCTGGCGGCGGACCTCACCCGCACCCTGGCCGCCGCCGACGCGGCGGGGCTGAAGCCCGCGCCGCTGCGGGACCACCTTCCGGACTGGTGACCGACGCGGGCGGGCCGCACGGAGCACGCGGGCCACTCAAGGGGCGCGGACCTCTCAGAGCCTGCCGGGTGGCCTCTGACCGGCGGCCGAAGTCCACCCGACAGGCCCTCAGAGGATCACATGCGGCAGGAAGCGCGCGTACTCGTCCGTGACGAGGCCCGCCGACTCGCGGATGCCGACCCCCGCCGCCTCGTCCTCGACGACCCAGGCACCGAGCACCACCCGGTTGCCGTCGAAGTCGGGCAGCGCAGCCAACTCCTGGTAGCAGCAGTCCTCGTCACGCGGAACCACCGGGGCGCCGGGCTCGTGCACCGTCACGCCGGCGCCCTCGCGGCCGAGGAGCGGCTTGGCCACGTACCCGGTCGTCGAGGCCAGCTCGCGAGGACCGTCGAGGTAGGCGGGCAGCAGGTTCGGATGGCCCGGGTAGAGCTCCCACAGCACGGCGAGCAGCGCCTTGTTGGAGAGCAGCATCTTCCAGGCGGGCTCGATCCAGCAGGTGGTGCCGGTCCCGCCGCCGTTGTCCAGGGTGTCCAGGACGTGCGGACCGAAACGGTCGGTGGCCAGCCACTCCCACGGGTACAGCTTGAAGCAGCTGCGGATGTAGCGGAGCCGGTCGTCCACGAA encodes:
- a CDS encoding polysaccharide deacetylase family protein — encoded protein: MPRPPLRHALRGALAALVPLALLGAFSGPATGAPRAAWPEPVPVVSHVDTEDPVVFITIDDGWYHDPAAAAILLERHVPASLFVLPGAYSYDSGYFRALLDHGPSRVENHTVNHPDLTTLDAAGQKAEICGARDRHLARFGDGPRLLRPPYGTYDAATRTAARACGAKALVTWTHDLTTWGEQPPPTPRLEAGDIVLLHFTESLAADLTRTLAAADAAGLKPAPLRDHLPDW